One part of the Acetoanaerobium sticklandii genome encodes these proteins:
- a CDS encoding ABC-F family ATP-binding cassette domain-containing protein produces MIQVKKLSFDFPAKVLYKEVSFSLEMGQHCAFIGSNGSGKSTLVDMIINPDKYMYDGKIIKDESCRIGYASQFAVRDKEQEQTVFEYLSEKFVKNQNSTVAICEEMAVAENVEPLFEKYQALLDEFVSMDGDNYISNIQKQLYIAGMRELEETKLSELSGGEYKLLQIMKEMLLSQNLLVLDEPDVFLDFGNLNRLCKLINGYKGTLLAITHNRYLLNHCFNKILHLEDGDIQEYDGSYSEYRCSQLKEKLKLKQQSIEEQEEIYRTEKMVDALRIRATIVANPTLGNAVNAKQTQLDRLLARQIKEPFIELREPLIEFKPVEAKDDYTVLSVTDYSVSFDDVLLENISFELKSGEKVAIVGPNGTGKTTLIKDILKNNHPSIKIDENINYACLSQLTDENIDETKTVFEVMENLGFETKESISGYLEKFCLEGDALKQKVGQLSGGEKNLLKIAMIANTNAELLILDEPTSHLDIYVQMAVEKAISEYKGAVLMISHDFYLIANCADYVLLVEDKTLKRMRTRTFRKMVYDKYFNKEYLEVDKKKQELEAKITLAFKMDELMKVEKLCNQLEEISSN; encoded by the coding sequence ATGATTCAAGTAAAAAAGCTTTCCTTTGATTTTCCTGCAAAAGTATTGTATAAAGAGGTTTCATTCTCGTTGGAAATGGGACAACACTGCGCTTTTATAGGAAGCAATGGCTCGGGTAAATCGACTCTTGTTGATATGATTATTAACCCAGATAAATATATGTACGACGGTAAGATAATTAAAGATGAAAGTTGCCGTATTGGTTATGCTAGTCAGTTTGCAGTGCGAGATAAAGAACAAGAGCAGACTGTATTTGAATATTTGAGCGAAAAATTCGTTAAAAATCAAAATTCTACAGTTGCTATATGTGAAGAAATGGCTGTAGCTGAGAATGTAGAGCCTTTATTTGAAAAGTACCAAGCTCTACTCGATGAATTTGTGTCAATGGATGGAGATAATTATATTAGTAATATCCAAAAACAACTATATATAGCGGGTATGCGTGAATTAGAGGAAACGAAGCTATCAGAACTCAGTGGTGGAGAGTATAAATTACTTCAAATTATGAAAGAAATGTTATTATCTCAAAACCTTCTTGTTTTGGACGAGCCAGATGTATTTCTTGATTTTGGAAACTTAAATAGACTTTGCAAGCTGATTAATGGGTATAAGGGCACATTACTAGCTATTACACACAACAGATATTTACTGAATCATTGCTTTAATAAGATTTTACATTTAGAGGACGGCGATATTCAAGAATATGATGGTAGTTATTCAGAATATCGTTGTTCTCAATTAAAGGAAAAGTTAAAACTTAAGCAACAAAGTATCGAAGAACAAGAAGAAATTTATCGTACCGAGAAGATGGTCGATGCTCTTAGAATAAGAGCTACAATAGTGGCTAATCCTACACTTGGAAATGCTGTAAATGCTAAACAAACACAACTTGACCGTTTACTTGCAAGACAAATTAAAGAGCCATTTATTGAACTTCGTGAACCACTTATTGAGTTTAAGCCAGTCGAAGCAAAAGATGACTATACGGTTTTAAGCGTTACAGATTATAGCGTTTCATTTGACGATGTTTTGTTAGAAAATATTAGCTTTGAATTAAAATCAGGAGAAAAAGTAGCTATTGTTGGTCCAAACGGTACAGGAAAAACTACTTTGATAAAAGATATTTTAAAGAACAATCATCCCTCAATTAAAATTGATGAGAATATAAATTATGCATGCTTATCACAATTAACAGATGAGAATATAGATGAGACAAAAACTGTATTTGAAGTTATGGAGAATTTAGGCTTTGAGACAAAAGAGAGTATTAGTGGATATCTAGAGAAATTTTGTCTAGAAGGGGATGCCTTAAAGCAAAAGGTTGGACAGCTATCTGGTGGAGAAAAGAATTTGCTCAAAATAGCCATGATTGCAAATACCAATGCTGAGCTTCTTATACTGGATGAACCTACTAGCCATCTCGATATTTATGTCCAAATGGCTGTGGAAAAAGCTATTTCTGAATATAAAGGAGCGGTACTAATGATTAGCCACGATTTTTATCTTATCGCTAATTGTGCAGACTATGTTTTACTAGTAGAAGATAAGACACTAAAGCGTATGCGTACAAGAACCTTTCGAAAGATGGTATATGATAAATATTTCAATAAAGAGTATTTAGAAGTAGATAAGAAAAAACAAGAGCTAGAAGCAAA